A single Dechloromonas denitrificans DNA region contains:
- a CDS encoding sulfite oxidase heme-binding subunit YedZ → MSNQQLAWLKAALFLVCLLPLTRLLWAAGTGDFGNDPVAFVQRWTGSWTFNLLLLTLCITPLRVITRLHWLLRLRRMLGLFCFFYATLHFLSFIGFDHRFVIDDIAKDIFKRPFVTVGFAAFLLLASLAATSNNWAIRKLGGRQWQEWHRNIYLAGILAAIHYLWLSKPEALLWPVAYALALGILLGWRIRERRRKAIPVPRFPDAKPIKFFKQKPD, encoded by the coding sequence TTGAGCAATCAGCAACTCGCCTGGCTCAAGGCGGCACTCTTTCTGGTTTGCCTGCTCCCGCTGACCCGCCTGCTATGGGCGGCCGGAACGGGCGATTTCGGCAACGATCCGGTAGCCTTTGTGCAGCGCTGGACCGGCTCCTGGACATTCAATCTGCTGCTACTGACGCTATGCATTACACCGCTGCGCGTGATCACCCGACTGCACTGGTTGCTGCGCCTGCGTCGCATGCTTGGCCTGTTCTGCTTTTTCTACGCGACGCTGCATTTTTTATCCTTCATCGGCTTCGATCATCGCTTTGTGATCGACGACATCGCCAAGGATATTTTCAAGCGGCCTTTCGTCACGGTCGGCTTTGCCGCCTTCCTGCTCCTCGCATCGCTCGCCGCCACCTCCAACAACTGGGCCATTCGCAAGCTGGGCGGCCGCCAATGGCAGGAATGGCACCGCAATATCTATCTGGCGGGAATTCTGGCGGCCATCCATTACCTCTGGCTAAGCAAGCCTGAAGCGCTGCTCTGGCCGGTTGCCTATGCGCTTGCCCTGGGCATTCTGCTGGGCTGGCGCATTCGCGAGCGTCGGCGTAAGGCCATTCCGGTACCGCGTTTCCCGGACGCCAAGCCGATCAAGTTCTTCAAGCAGAAACCGGACTGA
- a CDS encoding methyltransferase domain-containing protein: MSAGFVDRPQVGRRFSKVAARYGEADFFAREVDRRMQERLDFVNIAPNRILDLGCSLGASFPGLAARYPAAQLLGLDVSPAMLDAGRTQPQGWQRWLGFGKKSGPQRLAADAAKLPLKSRSTSLVWSNLLLHWLDDPLPALAEAHRVLDVGGLLMFSTLGPDSLKELRTAFADGYAHTQRFIDMHDLGDMLVGCGFADPVMDMEVITLTYDDLDAMFAELRAAGSGCAMKARRHGLTGRGALTAARAAYEGMRRADKLPATFEVVYGHAWKAEAKQTADGRAIVRFDLTQKK, translated from the coding sequence TTGAGCGCTGGGTTTGTCGACCGGCCGCAGGTCGGTCGACGCTTCTCAAAAGTCGCGGCGCGTTACGGCGAGGCCGATTTTTTTGCCCGCGAAGTGGACCGCCGGATGCAGGAGCGGCTGGATTTCGTCAACATTGCGCCAAATCGCATCCTTGATCTTGGGTGCAGCCTGGGTGCCAGTTTTCCCGGACTGGCGGCGCGCTATCCGGCGGCGCAATTGCTCGGGCTCGATGTTTCGCCGGCCATGCTTGACGCCGGTCGGACCCAGCCGCAAGGCTGGCAGCGCTGGCTGGGCTTTGGCAAGAAGTCGGGGCCGCAAAGGCTGGCGGCCGATGCCGCCAAGCTGCCCCTGAAATCGAGGTCGACTTCACTGGTCTGGTCGAATCTGCTGCTGCACTGGTTGGACGATCCGCTACCCGCCCTGGCCGAGGCGCATCGCGTGCTCGACGTCGGTGGTCTGCTGATGTTCTCGACTCTCGGCCCGGATTCGCTGAAGGAGCTGCGGACGGCCTTTGCCGATGGCTACGCCCATACCCAGCGCTTCATCGACATGCACGACCTTGGCGACATGCTGGTCGGTTGCGGCTTTGCCGATCCGGTGATGGATATGGAAGTGATCACGCTGACCTATGACGATCTCGATGCCATGTTCGCCGAATTGCGGGCCGCCGGTTCAGGGTGCGCCATGAAGGCCCGGCGCCACGGGCTGACCGGACGTGGCGCGCTGACAGCGGCGCGGGCGGCCTATGAAGGGATGCGCCGCGCCGACAAGTTGCCGGCGACTTTCGAGGTGGTCTATGGTCACGCGTGGAAGGCAGAAGCCAAGCAGACGGCTGACGGGCGGGCTATCGTCCGCTTCGACCTGACCCAGAAAAAGTAG
- the bioB gene encoding biotin synthase BioB, whose product MQASTLAAVPAVSQTAPTHRWTVGEVLALYEMPLMDLIWRAQGVHRENFDPNAIQRSTLLSVKTGGCSEDCSYCSQSARYDTDTERERLMPLAEVVAAAKVAKEKGASRFCMGAAWKGPKDGDLDRVLDMVREVKALGMQTCVTLGMLGEGQAEKLKDAGLDYYNHNLDTDKEFYGQVIKTHTHDDRLDTLDQVRDAGINVCSGGIIGMGESRKNRAGLIVQLANLPQPPESVPINNLVPIPGTPMANNPRLDPFEFVRTIAAARITMPTSWVRLSAGRQEMSDELQALCFLAGANSMFYGDHLLTTGNPDVDHDDQLFARLGVKAV is encoded by the coding sequence ATGCAAGCTAGCACTCTCGCCGCCGTTCCTGCCGTTTCGCAGACTGCACCCACCCACCGCTGGACGGTCGGCGAGGTTCTCGCCCTCTACGAAATGCCCCTGATGGATCTGATCTGGCGCGCTCAGGGCGTGCATCGCGAAAATTTCGATCCGAACGCCATTCAACGCTCGACGCTGCTTTCGGTCAAGACCGGTGGTTGTTCCGAAGATTGCAGCTATTGTTCGCAGTCGGCCCGCTACGATACGGACACCGAGCGGGAACGCCTGATGCCGTTGGCCGAAGTGGTTGCCGCAGCGAAAGTGGCCAAGGAAAAAGGCGCTTCCCGATTCTGCATGGGCGCCGCCTGGAAAGGCCCGAAGGACGGCGATCTCGACCGGGTGCTCGACATGGTGCGCGAAGTCAAGGCGCTCGGCATGCAGACTTGCGTGACGCTCGGCATGCTCGGCGAAGGCCAGGCCGAAAAGCTCAAGGATGCCGGTCTCGATTACTACAATCACAACCTGGATACCGACAAGGAATTCTACGGTCAGGTCATCAAGACCCATACCCACGATGACCGCCTCGATACGCTGGACCAAGTGCGCGATGCCGGTATCAACGTCTGTTCCGGCGGCATTATCGGCATGGGCGAGTCGCGCAAGAACCGCGCCGGGCTGATCGTCCAGCTGGCCAATCTGCCCCAGCCGCCGGAGTCCGTGCCGATCAACAACCTGGTGCCGATCCCCGGTACGCCGATGGCGAACAATCCGCGTCTCGACCCTTTCGAGTTCGTCCGCACCATTGCCGCCGCCCGCATCACCATGCCGACCTCCTGGGTTCGCTTGTCGGCCGGCCGTCAGGAAATGAGCGACGAGTTGCAGGCCTTGTGTTTCCTGGCCGGCGCCAATTCAATGTTCTATGGCGATCATCTGCTGACTACCGGCAATCCGGATGTCGATCATGATGATCAACTGTTTGCCCGTCTGGGCGTCAAGGCAGTTTGA
- a CDS encoding ComF family protein, which yields MYRLKSLVSRWLNDAFPGSCLLCGSDSPDALLCPACAADLPAPPSACCPQCAEQTTHGERCGACLTDPPHFDQTLAAFHYDFPVDRIIQALKYGHQLAVAKWLGYRLAALIKPGEQLIVPLPLHPERLRERGFNQSMEIARGVGKQLNLPVDHCSLFRNRPTPRQADLPLKERRKNVRGAFECTADMTGKNVLLIDDVMTSGATLNECARVLKLHGAAHVTAVVAARALKH from the coding sequence ATGTATCGGCTGAAGTCGCTCGTCAGCCGCTGGCTGAACGATGCCTTTCCCGGGAGTTGCTTGCTCTGTGGCAGCGACAGCCCCGACGCTCTGCTGTGCCCAGCGTGCGCAGCCGACCTGCCCGCACCACCAAGCGCTTGCTGCCCGCAATGTGCCGAACAAACCACGCATGGCGAACGCTGCGGTGCCTGCCTGACGGATCCGCCACACTTCGATCAGACGCTGGCCGCCTTTCACTACGACTTCCCGGTCGACCGAATCATTCAGGCGCTGAAATACGGCCATCAACTGGCCGTGGCAAAATGGCTGGGGTATCGGTTGGCGGCGCTGATCAAACCCGGAGAACAACTGATCGTGCCCCTGCCGCTACACCCTGAACGTCTGCGTGAACGCGGTTTCAACCAGTCGATGGAAATTGCCCGGGGGGTGGGAAAGCAGCTTAATCTGCCGGTCGATCATTGCAGCCTCTTCCGTAACCGGCCAACCCCGCGACAAGCCGACCTGCCGCTCAAGGAGCGCCGCAAGAATGTCCGTGGCGCCTTCGAATGCACGGCAGACATGACCGGGAAAAACGTTCTGTTGATCGACGACGTGATGACCAGCGGGGCGACGCTCAACGAATGCGCGCGGGTGCTCAAGCTGCATGGCGCCGCGCACGTCACGGCGGTCGTTGCCGCCCGCGCACTGAAGCATTAA
- a CDS encoding tRNA (cytidine(34)-2'-O)-methyltransferase, whose product MFAVVLYQPEIPPNTGNIIRLCANTGAELHLVEPLGFDITDKGLRRAGLDYHEYTRVVRHADWAACKVALAGRRLFAMTTKGQASPFTTTLQADDVFVFGRETSGLPPKVLAEFSPEQRLRLPMQAGQRSLNLSNAAAVTVFEAWRQAGFTGSL is encoded by the coding sequence GTGTTCGCCGTCGTCCTCTATCAGCCTGAAATTCCGCCCAACACGGGCAACATCATTCGCCTGTGCGCCAACACCGGCGCCGAACTGCACCTGGTTGAGCCGCTCGGTTTCGACATTACCGACAAGGGCTTGCGCCGGGCCGGGCTGGATTACCACGAGTACACCCGCGTCGTTCGTCACGCAGATTGGGCTGCCTGCAAAGTCGCCCTGGCCGGGCGGCGCCTGTTTGCCATGACGACCAAGGGCCAGGCCAGCCCGTTTACGACGACGCTGCAGGCAGATGATGTTTTCGTCTTCGGCCGGGAAACCAGCGGTCTGCCGCCGAAAGTGCTGGCTGAATTCAGCCCCGAGCAACGTCTGCGCCTGCCCATGCAGGCCGGTCAGCGCAGCCTGAACCTATCGAATGCCGCGGCCGTCACGGTCTTTGAAGCCTGGCGTCAAGCCGGCTTCACCGGCTCGCTCTAG
- a CDS encoding NAD(P)H-dependent glycerol-3-phosphate dehydrogenase, giving the protein MKVTLLGAGAWGTALSIAFAGKHQVTLWSRQTDVALDLRETRENRRFFPGHRLPDAVEISTDFAAAVSGAELLVIATPIAGLRPTVEHLKALDVTLPLLWVCKGFEAGTGKLPHQVVTEVLGPQVICGALSGPSFAEEVAAGQPTAVALAANNPVFAREAARQLHTTRLRIYANDDLVGVEVGGAVKNVLAIATGACDGLGLGLNSRAALMTRGLAEIARLGLALGAQRETFMGLAGMGDLILTCTGDLSRNRRVGLALAENKLLPQILEELGHVAEGVYTAREVDQLARKLAVDMPISAAVAAVLDGRLTAAQALEQLMARDPKEEIA; this is encoded by the coding sequence ATGAAAGTTACTTTGCTTGGCGCCGGTGCCTGGGGTACGGCGCTGTCCATCGCCTTTGCCGGCAAACACCAGGTGACGCTGTGGTCGCGCCAAACCGATGTGGCGCTCGACTTGCGTGAAACCCGGGAAAACCGTCGTTTTTTCCCCGGCCACCGATTGCCGGATGCGGTCGAGATATCGACCGATTTTGCGGCGGCAGTGAGCGGGGCGGAATTGCTGGTCATCGCCACCCCGATCGCCGGCTTGCGCCCGACCGTCGAGCATCTGAAAGCGCTCGATGTCACGCTGCCCCTGCTTTGGGTGTGCAAGGGCTTTGAAGCCGGGACGGGCAAGCTGCCGCATCAGGTGGTTACCGAAGTCCTCGGCCCGCAGGTGATCTGCGGCGCGCTGTCCGGGCCGAGCTTTGCCGAAGAAGTGGCGGCCGGCCAGCCGACGGCGGTTGCCCTGGCCGCCAACAATCCGGTTTTTGCCCGCGAAGCGGCGCGTCAGTTGCACACGACGCGTTTGCGGATCTATGCCAATGACGATCTGGTCGGCGTCGAGGTCGGCGGGGCGGTGAAGAATGTCTTGGCAATAGCCACCGGGGCCTGCGATGGTCTCGGCCTTGGTCTCAATTCCCGGGCGGCCCTGATGACCCGCGGTCTGGCGGAAATTGCCCGGCTTGGCCTGGCGCTGGGCGCCCAGCGCGAAACCTTCATGGGGCTGGCGGGGATGGGCGACCTGATCCTGACGTGCACCGGCGATCTGTCGCGCAATCGGCGGGTCGGCCTGGCGCTGGCGGAAAACAAGTTGCTGCCGCAGATTCTCGAAGAACTCGGTCACGTTGCCGAAGGCGTCTATACGGCCCGCGAGGTCGATCAGCTGGCGCGCAAACTGGCCGTCGACATGCCGATCAGTGCGGCAGTCGCCGCGGTGCTTGATGGTCGCCTGACCGCTGCCCAGGCTTTGGAGCAGTTGATGGCGCGCGACCCGAAAGAAGAGATCGCCTAG
- a CDS encoding SH3 domain-containing protein → MTMWRRTLLALSLIGAAGAALAIDYRSVDVPAAILYDAPSQKGKKLYLIKAQTPVEVVVRLDGWLKVRDAEGTLAWIEARYLAERRTLVVTAAQGEIRQTDKPEAPVLAQLDKWVAVDFLEAASPGWAKVRHRDGAVGYIRSTQVWGL, encoded by the coding sequence ATGACGATGTGGCGCCGGACTCTGCTTGCCCTGTCGCTGATCGGTGCCGCTGGTGCGGCGCTGGCCATTGACTACCGTTCGGTCGATGTTCCGGCCGCCATTCTCTACGACGCGCCATCGCAGAAGGGCAAGAAGCTCTATCTGATCAAGGCGCAGACGCCGGTTGAGGTGGTTGTCCGCCTCGACGGCTGGCTCAAGGTCCGTGACGCTGAAGGTACGCTGGCCTGGATCGAGGCGCGCTATCTCGCCGAACGTCGGACGCTGGTCGTTACCGCCGCGCAGGGCGAAATCCGCCAAACCGACAAGCCGGAAGCGCCGGTTCTGGCGCAACTCGATAAATGGGTCGCGGTCGATTTTCTTGAGGCGGCATCGCCCGGTTGGGCCAAGGTCCGTCACCGCGACGGTGCGGTCGGCTACATTCGTTCGACGCAGGTCTGGGGTCTATGA
- the secB gene encoding protein-export chaperone SecB → MEQNEQPVFGIEKLYVKDLSVEVPNAPEIFLEREAPQVEIQLNTGGRGVGEGVFEVVLTVTVTAKMGEKTVFLVEVGQAGIFRIQNVPEDQIEPLIAVACPNILFPYARETVSDAVTRAGFQPIVLQPVNFEAMYMQRLQAQAPAPADTTIQ, encoded by the coding sequence ATGGAACAAAACGAACAGCCGGTCTTCGGTATTGAAAAGCTCTACGTCAAGGATTTGTCGGTCGAAGTGCCGAATGCTCCGGAAATTTTTCTCGAGCGCGAAGCGCCGCAAGTCGAGATCCAGCTCAATACCGGTGGTCGTGGGGTTGGCGAAGGCGTTTTCGAAGTCGTGCTGACGGTTACCGTGACCGCCAAGATGGGCGAAAAGACCGTGTTCCTGGTCGAAGTCGGACAAGCCGGTATCTTCCGCATCCAGAATGTGCCGGAAGACCAGATCGAGCCGCTGATCGCCGTTGCCTGCCCGAACATTCTGTTCCCGTATGCCCGCGAAACCGTTTCCGATGCCGTTACCCGGGCTGGCTTCCAGCCCATCGTGCTGCAGCCGGTCAATTTCGAAGCCATGTACATGCAGCGTCTGCAAGCACAGGCTCCGGCTCCTGCCGATACGACCATTCAGTAA
- the grxC gene encoding glutaredoxin 3, whose protein sequence is MSAPVLMYTTAVCPFCIRAKQLLAARGVTAIEEVRVDLDPERRDEMMQKTKRRTVPQIFIGDTHVGGCDDLYALDAAGELKALLDGNV, encoded by the coding sequence ATGAGCGCACCGGTATTGATGTACACCACGGCCGTCTGCCCTTTCTGCATTCGCGCCAAACAGTTGCTTGCCGCACGTGGCGTGACGGCGATCGAGGAAGTCCGGGTCGATCTCGATCCGGAGCGACGCGATGAAATGATGCAGAAAACTAAGCGGCGTACAGTGCCGCAAATCTTCATTGGCGACACCCATGTCGGTGGCTGTGACGATCTATATGCGCTTGACGCGGCCGGCGAATTGAAAGCGCTGCTCGACGGCAACGTCTGA
- a CDS encoding rhodanese-like domain-containing protein, translated as MPMDFINQNILLVSIAVISGLGLLWPLFARPAGNGLTPGEATLLINREDAHIVDVREVDEFASGHLPEAKNIPASKLADRIAELEKFKDKPILLCCASGMRSGKAGIELKKQGFSKLYNLAGGVDAWVGAGYPVKKGTRNK; from the coding sequence ATGCCGATGGACTTTATCAACCAGAATATCCTGCTTGTTTCGATTGCCGTAATCAGCGGCCTCGGTCTGCTCTGGCCGTTGTTCGCGCGGCCGGCCGGCAACGGCCTGACGCCGGGCGAGGCGACTTTGCTGATCAACCGGGAAGATGCGCACATCGTCGATGTGCGCGAAGTGGATGAATTTGCTAGCGGCCATCTGCCCGAGGCTAAGAACATTCCGGCCAGCAAACTGGCTGACCGTATCGCCGAACTGGAAAAATTCAAGGACAAGCCGATTCTTCTTTGTTGTGCCTCGGGCATGCGCTCCGGCAAGGCCGGCATTGAATTGAAGAAACAGGGTTTCAGCAAGCTGTACAACCTGGCCGGCGGCGTCGATGCCTGGGTTGGCGCCGGTTATCCGGTCAAAAAGGGAACGCGGAACAAATGA
- a CDS encoding ArsR/SmtB family transcription factor — METPPFSLIDKQEHIELAARALKAIAHPLRLKILCVLGDQEACVQDIVDAVGTSQSNISQHLAILREKGVLLTRKDANRVFYRVGDQRTLQLVSMMREVFCGVEA, encoded by the coding sequence TTGGAAACGCCACCCTTCAGCCTGATCGACAAGCAGGAGCACATCGAACTGGCTGCCCGCGCCCTCAAGGCTATCGCGCATCCGTTGCGCCTGAAGATCCTTTGCGTGCTTGGTGACCAGGAAGCCTGTGTGCAGGATATCGTCGATGCCGTCGGTACCTCGCAAAGCAATATTTCCCAGCATTTGGCCATCCTTCGCGAAAAGGGCGTACTGCTCACGCGCAAGGATGCCAATCGTGTTTTTTATCGGGTGGGCGACCAGCGCACCCTGCAGCTCGTCAGCATGATGCGCGAAGTTTTTTGTGGCGTGGAGGCCTGA
- a CDS encoding murein hydrolase activator EnvC family protein: protein MAHQKERSAAPGKLGRGREPGRHRFNRFQTAALIAAFFIGSGAAEAKPQATQKAVAATPEIAEKQADLGELRGRIETLRKDLNTSEENRADAADRLRESERQISRLQRELHDFSEQRGKLQQTLQNLEQQSRELSGTLGQQQKQLEKLLYKQYLRGTPDSLQLLLNGDDPNQMARDLHYLSAIAATRAELMGEINTTLAKKKALANDAKERNAELAEVEAEQQKRHAELQKQRNERQALFAEISSKVNAQRKEIGTLQQNEKRMTQLIDRLSRILAVQAAQAARAAEAAKAAEAARLAEAARRAAKPRPAPEEKQAARPTPPDSEPRQTKPVESENRYEPVASDGSFARQKGNLRLPVRGAVSGRFGSPRDGGGTWRGLFIKAGAGSEVKAVASGRVVFAEWMRGFGNLLIVDHGNAYLTIYGNNDSLLKQVGQAVKGGETVATVGNSGGNPDSGLYFELRHQGQPIDPMKWSSLK, encoded by the coding sequence ATGGCTCACCAAAAAGAACGCTCCGCAGCCCCCGGAAAATTGGGGCGGGGCCGGGAGCCCGGCCGGCATCGGTTCAACAGGTTTCAGACGGCGGCACTGATTGCCGCCTTTTTCATTGGCAGCGGCGCCGCCGAGGCCAAGCCGCAGGCGACCCAGAAAGCGGTCGCCGCGACGCCCGAGATCGCCGAGAAACAGGCTGACCTCGGCGAATTGCGCGGCCGGATTGAAACCCTGCGCAAGGATCTCAACACCAGCGAGGAGAACCGGGCCGACGCCGCCGACCGCCTGCGCGAATCCGAACGTCAGATTTCCCGCCTGCAGCGCGAACTCCATGACTTCTCCGAGCAGCGGGGAAAGTTGCAGCAAACACTGCAAAACCTCGAACAGCAATCCCGCGAACTGAGCGGCACCCTCGGTCAGCAACAGAAACAGCTGGAAAAGCTGCTCTACAAGCAATATCTGCGCGGCACACCGGATTCGCTCCAACTGCTGCTCAACGGCGACGATCCGAACCAGATGGCGCGCGATCTGCACTATCTCTCGGCAATCGCCGCAACGCGCGCCGAGCTGATGGGCGAAATCAACACGACCCTCGCCAAAAAGAAGGCACTGGCCAACGACGCCAAGGAACGCAACGCCGAACTGGCCGAGGTCGAAGCCGAACAACAGAAACGCCACGCTGAACTGCAAAAACAACGAAATGAGCGGCAGGCCTTGTTCGCCGAGATATCCAGCAAGGTCAATGCCCAGCGCAAGGAAATTGGCACTCTGCAACAGAACGAAAAGCGGATGACCCAGCTGATCGATCGCTTGTCGAGAATTCTCGCCGTCCAAGCGGCCCAAGCTGCCCGCGCAGCCGAGGCGGCGAAGGCTGCAGAAGCGGCACGACTGGCCGAAGCGGCCCGGCGCGCCGCCAAGCCGCGCCCCGCCCCCGAGGAAAAACAAGCCGCCCGGCCAACCCCACCGGACAGCGAACCGCGACAGACCAAACCTGTCGAATCCGAAAATCGCTACGAACCGGTCGCCAGCGATGGCAGTTTTGCCCGCCAAAAAGGCAACCTGCGACTACCGGTCCGCGGCGCCGTATCGGGTCGTTTCGGCTCGCCGCGCGATGGCGGCGGTACCTGGCGCGGCCTGTTCATCAAGGCCGGTGCTGGCAGCGAGGTCAAGGCTGTGGCCAGCGGCCGGGTCGTATTTGCCGAATGGATGCGGGGGTTTGGTAACTTGCTGATCGTCGATCACGGCAATGCCTATTTGACGATCTACGGCAACAACGATTCACTGCTCAAGCAGGTCGGGCAGGCAGTAAAAGGCGGGGAAACGGTAGCCACTGTTGGCAATAGCGGGGGCAATCCGGATTCCGGTTTATACTTTGAGCTCCGCCACCAGGGGCAACCGATCGACCCGATGAAATGGTCCAGTTTGAAATGA
- a CDS encoding S41 family peptidase — protein sequence MSKTKTISLALGGFVAGALISLHIPALADKDVKPGLPIDELRTFAEVYSAIKQGYVEPVEDKKMITNAISGMLSNLDPHSAYLDVDAFKDLQVGTQGEFGGLGIEVGMEDGLVKVVSPIEDTPAYRAGVKAGDLIFKLDETPVKGLTLNDAVKKMRGKPKTPIKLTILRKGEAKPLEITLIREVIKVQSVKSKLIEPGYGWIRVTQFQDNTVAELAKHLNTLYKDGNLNGLVLDLRNDPGGLLNGAIGVSAAFLPPEVKVVSTDGRTEDAKQEFLARPRDYLRGTREDPLRTLPVDVKKVPMVVLVNSGSASASEIVAGALQDYKRAVIMGTQTFGKGSVQSVLPLPGNTAIKLTTARYYTPDGRSIQAKGIVPDIVVEETANGSGGANFARIREADLDRHLINDREKDAAKDPAKPEPKPDLKPQSKTPAKPGKDKNGKDEAEDDMPQRLEYATKGDYQFQQAVNLLKGLQIMQNKTKN from the coding sequence ATGAGCAAAACGAAAACTATCAGCTTGGCATTAGGCGGCTTCGTCGCCGGCGCACTCATCAGCCTGCACATCCCGGCCCTGGCCGACAAGGATGTCAAACCCGGGTTGCCGATCGACGAGCTGCGCACCTTTGCCGAGGTCTACAGCGCCATCAAACAGGGCTATGTCGAGCCGGTCGAAGACAAGAAGATGATCACCAATGCCATCTCCGGCATGTTGTCCAATCTCGATCCTCACTCCGCCTACCTCGACGTCGATGCCTTCAAGGACCTGCAGGTTGGCACGCAGGGCGAGTTCGGCGGCCTGGGTATCGAAGTCGGCATGGAGGACGGTCTGGTCAAGGTCGTCTCGCCGATCGAGGACACCCCGGCCTACCGCGCCGGCGTCAAGGCCGGCGACCTGATCTTCAAGCTGGATGAAACGCCGGTCAAGGGCCTGACCCTGAACGATGCCGTCAAAAAGATGCGCGGCAAGCCGAAGACCCCGATCAAGCTGACCATCCTGCGCAAGGGCGAAGCCAAGCCGCTGGAAATCACGCTGATCCGCGAAGTGATCAAGGTGCAGAGCGTCAAGTCGAAGCTCATCGAACCCGGCTACGGCTGGATTCGGGTCACCCAGTTCCAGGACAACACCGTCGCCGAACTGGCCAAGCACCTCAACACCCTGTACAAGGACGGCAATCTGAACGGCCTCGTGCTCGACCTGCGTAACGATCCGGGCGGCCTGCTCAACGGCGCGATCGGTGTCTCGGCGGCGTTCCTGCCACCGGAGGTCAAGGTCGTCTCAACCGACGGACGCACCGAAGATGCCAAGCAGGAATTCCTTGCCCGGCCGCGCGATTACCTGCGCGGCACCCGCGAAGACCCATTGCGGACGCTTCCGGTCGACGTCAAGAAAGTGCCGATGGTCGTGCTGGTCAATAGCGGCTCGGCTTCGGCGTCGGAAATCGTCGCCGGTGCGCTGCAGGACTACAAGCGCGCGGTCATCATGGGGACGCAGACTTTCGGCAAGGGTTCCGTGCAGTCGGTCCTCCCGCTGCCCGGCAATACGGCGATCAAGCTGACCACGGCACGTTACTACACGCCGGACGGCCGCTCAATCCAGGCCAAGGGCATCGTCCCCGACATCGTCGTCGAAGAAACGGCCAATGGCAGCGGCGGCGCCAACTTTGCCCGCATTCGCGAGGCCGATCTCGATCGCCACCTGATCAACGACCGCGAAAAGGATGCCGCGAAAGATCCCGCCAAACCCGAGCCGAAACCGGACCTCAAGCCGCAGTCCAAGACACCGGCCAAGCCCGGCAAGGACAAGAATGGCAAGGACGAAGCCGAGGATGACATGCCGCAGCGCCTCGAATACGCCACCAAGGGGGACTACCAGTTCCAGCAGGCGGTCAACCTTCTCAAGGGTCTGCAGATCATGCAGAACAAGACCAAGAACTAA
- a CDS encoding HesA/MoeB/ThiF family protein, with product MTDEQLLRYSRHILLDALGIEGQKRILGTHALIIGAGGLGSPAALYLASAGVGKITLVDDDTVDFTNLQRQILHTQARVGLAKAVSGKQALAAINPDIEVVPLQQRLSGEALDTLVACVDLVLDCSDNFATRHAINRACVHHKKPLVSGAAIRFDGQISVYDLRRDNSPCYHCLFPEGDEVEEVRCAVMGVFAPLTGIVGSMQAAEALKLAAGIGESLTGRLLLLDALTMEWRTVRFKKDAGCAVCGPNGSGRAGEYLRQSGADREPATGACRLA from the coding sequence GTGACCGACGAGCAGCTTCTCAGGTATAGCCGCCACATCCTGCTCGACGCGCTGGGCATTGAAGGCCAGAAGCGCATCCTTGGCACACACGCCCTGATTATCGGGGCCGGCGGCCTGGGCTCACCAGCAGCGCTTTATCTGGCCTCGGCCGGTGTTGGCAAGATCACGCTGGTTGATGACGACACCGTCGACTTCACCAATCTGCAACGGCAAATCCTTCACACCCAGGCACGCGTCGGCTTGGCCAAGGCAGTTTCCGGCAAACAGGCGCTTGCCGCGATCAATCCGGATATTGAGGTCGTTCCGCTGCAGCAACGACTTTCCGGCGAGGCGCTCGACACGCTGGTCGCCTGCGTCGACCTCGTGCTCGATTGCTCGGACAATTTCGCGACGCGGCACGCCATCAACCGCGCCTGCGTACACCACAAGAAACCGCTGGTATCCGGCGCCGCCATCCGTTTTGACGGCCAGATCAGCGTCTACGACCTGCGCCGCGACAATTCACCGTGCTATCACTGCCTATTCCCCGAAGGTGACGAGGTCGAGGAAGTGCGCTGTGCGGTGATGGGGGTTTTCGCGCCGCTGACTGGCATTGTCGGCAGCATGCAGGCCGCCGAAGCATTGAAACTGGCGGCGGGCATCGGCGAATCGCTGACCGGCCGGCTGCTGCTGCTCGATGCACTGACGATGGAATGGCGCACCGTCCGATTCAAGAAGGACGCCGGCTGTGCGGTTTGCGGCCCTAACGGAAGCGGGCGAGCAGGCGAATATCTTCGCCAATCTGGCGCAGATCGCGAACCTGCAACAGGCGCTTGCCGGCTAGCGTAG